The following are from one region of the Hymenobacter sp. YIM 151858-1 genome:
- a CDS encoding EamA family transporter: MSATAVSARPAPVLVGAALLALYLIWGSTYLATKTALTAWPPFLLSGVRYLLAGSVQYAVIRLSGAAAPTRQDWLRAAVVGICLPLFGNGGTTFSQQYIPSGLAALMVATVPMFLAVLGWWSGLTPRPTAKVLLGLGLGLGGMYLLAKPDTAAPVLISGHHGLGVAAVLLAAFMWSVGSLYSKKNPIGGSPFLGVGMQMICGGFFLLMAGLLHGEAPRFHLSGITPKAWFAFAYLVTFGSWIAFSAYIWLLRVVEPALAGTYAFVNPVVAVLLGWAFAGEALNVQMTGGALLIVLAVMLVVLGGRKTSAPQPAPAGERQLADVEN, from the coding sequence ATGTCTGCTACTGCTGTTTCTGCGCGTCCTGCGCCCGTGCTGGTTGGCGCGGCGCTGCTGGCGCTTTACCTGATTTGGGGCTCCACGTACCTGGCCACCAAAACCGCCCTCACGGCGTGGCCGCCGTTTTTGCTCTCGGGGGTGCGCTATTTGCTGGCCGGCAGCGTGCAGTACGCCGTTATCCGGCTGAGCGGCGCGGCGGCCCCCACGCGGCAGGATTGGCTGCGGGCCGCGGTGGTGGGCATTTGCCTGCCGCTGTTCGGCAACGGCGGCACCACGTTTTCGCAGCAATATATTCCGTCGGGGCTGGCGGCGCTGATGGTGGCTACCGTGCCCATGTTTCTGGCGGTGCTGGGCTGGTGGAGCGGCCTCACGCCGCGGCCCACGGCCAAGGTACTGCTGGGTTTGGGGCTGGGCCTGGGTGGCATGTACCTGCTGGCCAAGCCCGATACCGCGGCACCGGTGCTCATCTCCGGCCACCATGGCTTGGGCGTTGCGGCGGTGCTGCTGGCGGCGTTTATGTGGTCGGTGGGCTCGTTGTACTCCAAAAAGAACCCCATCGGCGGCTCGCCCTTTTTGGGGGTGGGCATGCAAATGATTTGCGGCGGGTTCTTCCTGCTGATGGCGGGCTTGCTGCACGGCGAAGCTCCGCGTTTTCACCTGAGCGGCATTACGCCGAAAGCGTGGTTTGCCTTTGCGTACCTCGTTACGTTTGGCTCCTGGATAGCTTTTTCGGCCTACATCTGGCTGCTGCGGGTGGTGGAGCCGGCGTTGGCTGGCACCTATGCCTTCGTGAACCCCGTGGTGGCTGTGCTGCTGGGCTGGGCGTTTGCCGGCGAGGCCCTAAACGTGCAGATGACCGGCGGCGCCCTGCTGATTGTGCTGGCCGTAATGTTGGTGGTGCTGGGCGGCCGCAAGACCTCGGCACCGCAGCCGGCCCCGGCCGGCGAGCGTCAGTTGGCCGACGTGGAAAACTGA
- a CDS encoding universal stress protein, with translation MKTILVPVDLTAAAEHTLVYANKLAVRLGAEVVLLYCHHGHLSGAETADYQKRLDTLAERLRYVQLVRQDGRRIRYRHAVRSGCLHDRIQEVIDQYAADLVVMNLEHIDCGEEAISGNHAIRIAELASCPVLVVPPGSRTLPARLAFMADFGSLDKATLPGLNELVSGLGAQLQLVHFYQRLDLPELISIKRGMQLIRQELPNVNIDSKLVLDDDPLEGVSEFCAQMQAQLLVFAPANVGLLRRFFDVCYTKTRAYHTRIPVLVQRQPQQQSAFCCEHCAQQQVTTVSAAAEAV, from the coding sequence ATGAAAACCATCCTCGTTCCCGTCGACCTGACCGCTGCGGCCGAGCATACCCTCGTGTACGCCAATAAGCTGGCCGTGCGCCTAGGTGCCGAAGTGGTGCTGCTGTACTGCCACCACGGCCACCTCTCGGGCGCCGAAACCGCCGATTACCAAAAGCGCCTCGACACCCTGGCCGAGCGCCTGCGCTACGTGCAGCTGGTGCGGCAGGATGGCCGCCGCATCCGCTACCGCCACGCCGTGCGCTCGGGCTGCCTCCATGATCGTATTCAGGAGGTAATCGACCAGTACGCGGCCGATTTGGTGGTGATGAACCTCGAGCACATCGATTGCGGCGAAGAGGCCATCAGCGGCAACCACGCCATTCGCATTGCCGAGCTGGCCAGCTGCCCGGTGCTGGTGGTGCCGCCCGGCTCGCGCACCCTGCCCGCGCGCCTGGCCTTTATGGCCGATTTCGGCAGCCTCGACAAAGCCACCCTGCCCGGCCTGAACGAGCTGGTGAGCGGCCTGGGCGCGCAGCTGCAGCTGGTTCACTTTTACCAGCGCCTCGATCTGCCGGAGCTCATCAGCATCAAGCGCGGCATGCAACTGATTCGCCAGGAGTTGCCCAACGTAAACATCGACAGCAAGCTGGTGCTCGACGACGACCCGCTGGAAGGGGTAAGCGAGTTTTGCGCCCAAATGCAGGCGCAATTGCTCGTTTTCGCACCTGCCAACGTGGGCCTGCTGCGCCGCTTTTTCGATGTGTGCTACACCAAAACCCGCGCCTACCACACCCGCATTCCGGTGCTGGTGCAGCGGCAGCCGCAGCAGCAATCGGCCTTCTGCTGCGAGCATTGCGCCCAGCAACAGGTTACAACGGTTAGCGCAGCCGCGGAGGCAGTTTAA
- a CDS encoding sulfite exporter TauE/SafE family protein: protein MLWAGFLFGLLGSFHCVGMCGAIALALPGAGQGGSRYVAGRVLYNLGRVSTYATLGALAGLVGQSLRVAGVQQGLSIASGLLILLLVAVPERYTGRAAAALGLDRVLARLKQTLAYFFQRPSLGALYMSGVLNGLLPCGLVYLALAGALSAPGVGGAAAYMALFGLGTLPLMLALSLTGRLVPLQWRTRLRQAVPVVATAMAVLFIVRGLGLGIPYLSPQVGTTASGQAASCHPTAAHTPATISVCHATPAE, encoded by the coding sequence ATGCTCTGGGCTGGTTTTCTTTTTGGGCTACTCGGCAGCTTTCACTGCGTGGGCATGTGCGGCGCTATTGCGCTGGCCTTGCCGGGCGCGGGGCAAGGCGGCAGCCGCTACGTGGCGGGGCGCGTGCTCTACAACCTGGGGCGCGTAAGCACCTACGCCACGCTCGGCGCCCTGGCCGGGCTGGTGGGGCAATCGTTGCGGGTGGCGGGCGTGCAGCAAGGCCTGTCCATCGCCTCGGGCCTGCTGATTTTGCTGCTGGTGGCGGTGCCCGAACGCTACACCGGCCGGGCAGCCGCCGCCCTGGGCCTCGACCGCGTACTGGCCCGCCTGAAACAAACCCTGGCGTACTTCTTCCAGCGCCCATCCCTAGGTGCTCTGTACATGAGCGGGGTGCTGAATGGCCTGCTGCCCTGCGGCCTGGTGTACCTGGCCCTGGCCGGCGCCCTGAGCGCGCCCGGGGTAGGAGGGGCTGCCGCCTACATGGCCTTGTTTGGCCTGGGCACGCTGCCGCTCATGCTGGCTTTGTCGCTCACGGGCCGATTGGTGCCGCTGCAGTGGCGCACCCGGCTGCGCCAGGCGGTGCCGGTGGTGGCCACGGCCATGGCGGTGCTGTTCATCGTGCGCGGGCTGGGGCTGGGCATTCCGTACCTGAGCCCGCAGGTGGGCACCACGGCCAGCGGCCAAGCGGCCAGCTGCCACCCCACGGCAGCCCACACGCCGGCCACCATTTCGGTTTGCCACGCTACCCCGGCCGAGTAG
- a CDS encoding FixH family protein codes for MSTLTVNKPAPQRSLWPYAIIATFVLFALFIGYMVKQAMSTQVDLVSKDYYQQELQHQQRMEAVARTNALPSAVDVAYDAATDELTLQLPANLAGQQATGKVQFFRPSDQTLDFAVPLQADAGGAQHLSTAKLKPGYWRIRLDFEAAGQAYFVEKNITVED; via the coding sequence ATGAGCACCCTCACCGTGAATAAACCCGCCCCACAACGCAGCCTCTGGCCCTACGCCATCATCGCGACCTTCGTGCTGTTTGCGCTCTTCATCGGCTACATGGTAAAGCAGGCCATGAGCACCCAGGTCGACCTCGTGAGCAAAGACTACTACCAGCAGGAGCTGCAGCACCAGCAGCGCATGGAGGCCGTGGCGCGCACCAACGCCCTGCCCAGCGCCGTGGACGTAGCCTACGACGCCGCCACCGACGAGCTGACCCTGCAGCTGCCCGCCAACCTGGCCGGCCAGCAGGCCACCGGCAAAGTGCAGTTCTTCCGGCCCTCCGACCAGACGCTCGACTTTGCCGTGCCCCTGCAAGCCGATGCCGGCGGCGCCCAACACCTGAGCACGGCCAAGCTGAAGCCCGGCTACTGGCGCATCCGCCTCGACTTTGAAGCTGCCGGCCAGGCCTACTTCGTGGAGAAAAATATCACCGTCGAGGACTGA
- the ccoG gene encoding cytochrome c oxidase accessory protein CcoG — MNPVATKPAAAESFRDTISTIDAEGKRVWLFPKKPSGKLYNARKWVSYGLLALLFAGPWLRINDLPVLMLNVVERKFIIMGQIFWPQDFFILLLGFMAFILFIILFTVVYGRIFCGWVCPQTIFMEMVFRRVEYFFEGDAPQQKALDKADWTWNKIWRRTGKHSVFVLISFLIANTFLAYIIGSEALVKIVTDSPLNHLGGLSSMVLFTGVFYAVFARFREQVCTIACPYGRLQGVMQDKNTITVAYDYGRGEPREKLRKNQERKAGDCIDCKQCVQVCPTGIDIRNGAQQMECINCTACIDVCNSIMDLINKPHGLIRYDSEAHIEAGTKFKVTGRIKAYTAVLVLLVAVMAGLLITRSNVDATVLRTPGQLYQKTGRGTVTNLYNISVINKTNRAMPIEVRVLEPANGSVKLVGQNGLKLPAQGMVEGVFFAELPTAALTRTSNQIRIGVYSGGQLITEEKTKFLAPAQ; from the coding sequence ATGAATCCCGTCGCCACCAAACCCGCCGCTGCCGAGTCGTTTCGCGATACTATCTCGACGATCGACGCCGAGGGCAAGCGCGTGTGGCTTTTCCCGAAAAAACCCAGCGGCAAGCTCTACAACGCCCGCAAATGGGTAAGCTACGGCCTGCTCGCGCTGCTGTTTGCCGGCCCCTGGCTGCGCATCAACGACTTGCCGGTGCTGATGCTCAACGTGGTTGAGCGCAAGTTTATCATCATGGGCCAGATCTTCTGGCCGCAGGATTTCTTTATCCTGCTGCTGGGCTTCATGGCCTTTATCCTGTTCATCATCCTGTTTACGGTGGTGTACGGCCGTATTTTCTGCGGCTGGGTGTGCCCCCAGACCATCTTCATGGAGATGGTGTTCCGGCGGGTGGAGTACTTCTTCGAGGGCGACGCGCCCCAGCAGAAGGCCCTCGACAAAGCCGACTGGACGTGGAACAAAATCTGGCGCCGCACGGGCAAGCACAGCGTGTTTGTGCTCATCTCGTTTCTGATTGCCAACACCTTCCTGGCCTACATCATCGGCTCGGAGGCCCTCGTGAAAATCGTGACCGACTCGCCCCTGAACCACCTAGGGGGCCTCAGCTCGATGGTGCTGTTCACGGGTGTTTTCTACGCGGTGTTTGCCCGCTTTCGCGAGCAGGTGTGCACCATTGCCTGCCCCTACGGCCGCCTGCAGGGCGTGATGCAGGACAAGAACACCATTACCGTGGCCTACGACTACGGCCGCGGCGAGCCGCGCGAGAAGCTCCGCAAAAACCAGGAGCGCAAAGCCGGCGACTGCATCGACTGCAAACAGTGCGTGCAGGTGTGCCCCACGGGCATCGATATCCGCAACGGTGCTCAGCAAATGGAGTGCATCAACTGCACGGCGTGCATCGATGTGTGCAACTCCATCATGGACCTCATCAACAAGCCGCACGGCCTCATCCGCTACGATTCGGAAGCGCACATCGAGGCCGGTACCAAGTTCAAGGTTACAGGCCGCATCAAGGCCTACACCGCCGTGCTGGTGCTGCTGGTAGCCGTAATGGCGGGCCTGCTGATAACGCGCTCCAACGTAGATGCCACCGTGCTGCGCACCCCCGGCCAGCTGTACCAAAAGACGGGGCGTGGCACCGTTACCAACCTCTACAACATCTCGGTGATCAACAAAACCAACCGCGCCATGCCCATTGAGGTGCGCGTGCTGGAGCCCGCCAACGGCTCGGTGAAGCTGGTGGGCCAAAACGGCCTGAAGCTGCCCGCGCAAGGCATGGTAGAGGGCGTGTTTTTTGCCGAGCTGCCCACCGCCGCGCTTACCCGCACAAGCAACCAAATCCGCATCGGCGTGTACAGCGGCGGCCAGCTGATAACCGAAGAGAAAACCAAGTTTCTGGCCCCGGCGCAGTAA
- a CDS encoding cbb3-type cytochrome c oxidase N-terminal domain-containing protein: MLTRRWYLGTLLVLSGLFTGSAAVAQEAAAAATEAAAKPAAETGASLSTMLWLMGGLTGLIIFVLLMLFALLWQMRPLLQKVYEIETIRQSWYGRALGLFLGDTVGLTGTYKEDVMAGHDYDGITEYDNDLPPWWKYSFYATIVFGIAYFIHYHVSETGQLSDAEYQHEMAEAAMLAAKLGANDDPNKPTDYKALTAAADIEAGKAVFAQNCAACHGQAGEGKVGPNLTDEYWLHGGEVNKVYKTVKFGVTTKGMVAWKGKLSSKQMLQVSSYILSIQGTNPANAKAPQGEKEAPAGGKPVAKL; the protein is encoded by the coding sequence ATGCTAACGCGCCGCTGGTACCTAGGCACGCTGCTCGTGCTGAGCGGCCTGTTCACGGGCTCGGCCGCCGTGGCGCAGGAAGCTGCCGCCGCTGCCACCGAGGCCGCTGCCAAGCCCGCCGCCGAAACCGGCGCCAGCCTAAGCACCATGCTTTGGCTGATGGGTGGCCTCACCGGGCTGATCATCTTCGTGCTGCTGATGCTGTTTGCCCTGCTGTGGCAAATGCGCCCGCTGCTCCAGAAGGTGTACGAAATCGAAACCATCCGGCAGTCGTGGTACGGCCGCGCCCTGGGCTTGTTCCTGGGTGATACGGTGGGCCTGACGGGCACGTACAAAGAAGACGTGATGGCCGGCCACGACTACGACGGCATCACGGAGTACGACAACGACCTGCCGCCGTGGTGGAAGTACAGCTTCTACGCCACCATCGTGTTCGGTATTGCCTACTTCATCCACTACCACGTGTCGGAAACCGGCCAGCTGAGCGACGCCGAGTACCAGCACGAAATGGCCGAAGCCGCCATGCTGGCCGCCAAGCTGGGCGCCAACGACGACCCCAACAAGCCCACCGACTACAAAGCCCTGACGGCCGCCGCCGACATTGAAGCCGGTAAGGCCGTGTTCGCCCAAAACTGCGCCGCCTGCCACGGCCAGGCCGGCGAAGGCAAAGTAGGCCCCAACCTCACCGACGAGTACTGGCTGCACGGCGGCGAGGTAAACAAGGTGTACAAAACCGTGAAGTTTGGCGTCACTACCAAAGGCATGGTGGCCTGGAAAGGCAAGCTCTCGAGCAAGCAAATGCTGCAGGTTTCTTCTTACATCCTGAGCATTCAGGGCACCAACCCGGCCAACGCCAAGGCCCCGCAGGGCGAGAAAGAAGCCCCCGCCGGCGGCAAGCCGGTAGCCAAGCTGTAG
- the ccoN gene encoding cytochrome-c oxidase, cbb3-type subunit I, producing the protein MAVLVQAKPPQELVKPSKAVLASFYDNKIVRNFGIATVFWGIAGMLIGVIAAFQLARPELNMGTPYTTFGRIRPLHTNAVIFAFVGNGIFMGVYYSLQRLCKTRMFSDLLSKIHFWGWQLIIVSAVATLPLGFTSSKEYAELEWPIDIAITLIWVVFGWNMFGTIARRKEKHLYVGIWFYIATFLTVAVLHIVNSLAIPVSFMKSYSLYAGVQDALVQWWYGHNAVAFFLTTPYLGLMYYFLPKAADRPVYSYRLSIIHFWSLIFIYIWAGPHHLLYTSLPDWAQSLGVVFSVMLIAPSWGGMINGLLTLRGAWDKVREEPILKFMVVAITAYGMATFEGPMLSLKNVNAIAHFTDWIVAHVHVGALGWNGFLTFAVLYWLWPRLYQTPIHSRKLVNTHFWLGTLGILFYAIPMYWAGFTQGLMWKQFNDEGMLQYANFLETVMQIVPMYYLRGIGGVLYLSGVFLMVYNLYQTAKAGSLLADEKFHAPAVIDNEHSHEGGHWHRWIERRPVQLSIWATVAILIGGAVEMVPTFLIKKNVPTIASVKPYTSLELEGRDIYIKEGCVNCHTQMVRPFRSETERYGEYSKAGEFVYDRPFLWGSKRTGPDLHRLGGKYPHSWHYNHMMDPTSMSPGSIMPPYPWLFENQTDYSSTADKIAALRKLGTPYPAGYEQVAVQDAEKQAAGIVAELAKEDIKVKSDKEIVALIAYLQRLGTDIKVKEDQAAASAVAAAE; encoded by the coding sequence ATGGCTGTGCTGGTCCAAGCGAAACCGCCCCAGGAGTTAGTTAAACCTTCGAAGGCCGTTCTCGCATCGTTTTACGACAACAAAATCGTCCGCAATTTCGGCATTGCTACCGTCTTCTGGGGCATTGCCGGCATGCTGATCGGGGTAATTGCCGCTTTTCAGCTGGCCCGCCCCGAGCTCAACATGGGTACGCCCTACACCACGTTCGGCCGTATCCGTCCCTTGCACACCAATGCCGTGATTTTTGCCTTCGTAGGCAACGGCATTTTCATGGGGGTGTACTATTCGCTGCAGCGCCTGTGTAAAACGCGCATGTTCTCCGATCTGCTGAGCAAAATCCACTTCTGGGGTTGGCAGCTCATCATCGTATCGGCCGTGGCTACGCTGCCGCTGGGCTTCACCTCCTCCAAGGAGTACGCCGAGCTGGAGTGGCCCATCGACATTGCCATTACCCTGATCTGGGTGGTGTTCGGCTGGAACATGTTCGGCACCATTGCCCGCCGCAAGGAGAAGCACCTGTACGTGGGCATCTGGTTCTACATCGCCACGTTCCTGACGGTGGCCGTGCTGCACATCGTCAACTCGCTGGCCATTCCGGTGTCGTTCATGAAGAGCTACTCGCTCTACGCCGGGGTGCAGGATGCGCTGGTGCAGTGGTGGTACGGCCACAACGCGGTGGCCTTCTTCCTGACCACACCTTACCTGGGCCTGATGTACTACTTCCTGCCCAAGGCCGCCGACCGCCCGGTGTACTCGTACCGCCTCTCGATTATCCACTTCTGGTCGCTGATCTTCATCTACATCTGGGCCGGGCCGCACCACTTGCTCTACACCTCCCTGCCCGACTGGGCCCAATCCCTAGGTGTGGTGTTCTCGGTAATGCTGATTGCCCCCTCGTGGGGTGGCATGATCAACGGCCTGCTCACCTTGCGCGGTGCCTGGGATAAAGTGCGCGAAGAGCCCATCCTGAAGTTCATGGTGGTAGCCATTACCGCCTACGGCATGGCCACCTTCGAAGGGCCGATGCTCTCCTTGAAGAACGTAAACGCCATTGCCCACTTTACCGACTGGATTGTAGCCCACGTACACGTTGGCGCCCTGGGCTGGAACGGCTTCCTCACCTTCGCCGTGCTCTACTGGTTGTGGCCGCGCCTCTACCAAACCCCCATCCACTCGCGCAAGCTGGTTAACACCCACTTCTGGCTCGGCACCCTGGGCATCCTGTTCTACGCCATTCCGATGTACTGGGCCGGCTTCACGCAGGGCCTGATGTGGAAGCAGTTCAACGACGAGGGCATGTTGCAGTACGCCAACTTCCTCGAAACCGTGATGCAGATTGTACCGATGTACTACCTGCGCGGCATCGGCGGGGTGCTCTACCTGAGCGGCGTGTTCCTGATGGTGTACAACCTCTACCAAACCGCCAAAGCCGGCTCGTTGCTGGCCGACGAGAAGTTCCACGCTCCGGCCGTAATCGATAACGAGCACAGCCACGAAGGCGGCCACTGGCACCGCTGGATTGAGCGCCGCCCCGTGCAGCTCAGCATCTGGGCCACGGTAGCCATCCTGATCGGCGGTGCGGTGGAAATGGTACCCACGTTCCTCATCAAGAAAAACGTGCCCACCATTGCTTCTGTGAAGCCTTACACCTCGCTGGAGCTCGAAGGCCGCGACATCTACATCAAAGAGGGCTGCGTGAACTGCCACACCCAGATGGTGCGCCCCTTCCGCTCCGAAACCGAGCGCTACGGCGAGTACAGCAAAGCCGGCGAGTTCGTGTACGACCGGCCCTTCCTGTGGGGCTCCAAGCGCACCGGTCCCGATTTGCACCGCCTCGGAGGCAAGTACCCGCACTCCTGGCACTACAACCACATGATGGACCCCACCAGCATGTCGCCGGGCTCGATTATGCCGCCCTACCCCTGGCTGTTCGAAAACCAGACCGACTACTCCAGCACGGCCGATAAGATTGCCGCCCTGCGCAAGCTCGGCACGCCTTACCCCGCCGGCTACGAGCAGGTAGCGGTGCAGGACGCCGAAAAGCAGGCGGCCGGTATCGTGGCTGAACTGGCCAAGGAAGACATCAAGGTGAAATCGGACAAGGAAATCGTGGCGCTGATTGCCTACCTGCAACGCCTCGGTACCGACATCAAAGTGAAAGAAGACCAGGCTGCTGCCTCGGCTGTAGCCGCCGCTGAATAA
- a CDS encoding DUF4126 domain-containing protein gives MSNKRSAGLWQTLGLGAVAGLRSMSAPAMLSHVLHKHPSGRLAASRLGWFQSGTAANLLKVMAAGEIIGDKLPGMPDRTAPPILGGRIASGALVGSVLAKANRSSVWQGALLGAAAAVASTYGALYLRKAASQNTALKEPWPGVVEDALMLASGSALLKGHTPGR, from the coding sequence ATGAGCAATAAACGTTCTGCCGGATTGTGGCAAACCCTGGGCCTGGGCGCGGTGGCCGGGCTGCGCAGCATGTCGGCGCCGGCCATGCTTAGCCACGTACTGCACAAGCACCCCTCGGGCCGGCTCGCGGCCTCGCGGCTCGGCTGGTTTCAGTCGGGCACCGCGGCCAACTTGCTGAAAGTAATGGCCGCAGGCGAAATCATCGGCGACAAGCTGCCCGGCATGCCCGACCGCACCGCCCCGCCCATTTTGGGTGGCCGCATTGCATCGGGGGCGCTGGTGGGCAGCGTGTTGGCCAAAGCCAACCGCAGCAGCGTGTGGCAAGGCGCCCTGCTGGGTGCCGCCGCCGCCGTGGCCAGCACCTACGGCGCGCTGTACCTGCGCAAAGCCGCTTCGCAAAACACCGCCCTGAAGGAGCCCTGGCCGGGCGTGGTAGAAGACGCCCTGATGCTGGCCAGCGGCTCGGCTTTGCTCAAGGGCCACACGCCCGGTCGGTAA
- a CDS encoding carboxypeptidase-like regulatory domain-containing protein codes for MKLSSYPFHPETGELLPAYRDAYLRGDLSSKNTEAVDAYMRQHSQHADDTLRRYYEMKQAGDAVRPVGWVQRQFDLIRTEPERFRRRAATLVTAGALLGGAVFAGTNLPTPASEAPALANPAEATVAEAASLRLVTVRGRILDENGHPLVGATVLRKGTRMGVSTDAQGHYALRVPAGQAATLQYAYGGYAEEELQVKAGAVENVTLLPRTEQAEAPAKKRRWLLF; via the coding sequence ATGAAATTAAGCTCTTACCCATTTCACCCGGAAACCGGGGAATTGTTACCAGCTTACCGCGATGCGTATTTGCGCGGCGATTTATCGTCGAAGAATACCGAAGCCGTTGATGCATACATGCGCCAGCACAGCCAGCACGCCGACGATACGCTCCGCCGCTACTACGAAATGAAACAGGCTGGCGATGCGGTTCGCCCCGTGGGCTGGGTGCAGCGCCAGTTCGACCTGATCCGTACCGAGCCCGAGCGCTTCCGCCGCCGGGCGGCCACCCTGGTAACGGCCGGCGCCTTGCTGGGCGGTGCCGTGTTTGCGGGCACCAACCTGCCCACGCCCGCCAGCGAAGCTCCTGCCCTGGCTAACCCCGCCGAGGCTACGGTGGCCGAAGCCGCCAGCCTACGCCTGGTTACGGTGCGCGGCCGCATCCTCGACGAAAACGGCCACCCGCTGGTGGGCGCCACGGTGCTTCGGAAAGGTACCCGCATGGGCGTGAGCACCGATGCGCAGGGCCACTACGCGCTGCGCGTGCCGGCCGGGCAGGCCGCTACCCTGCAGTATGCCTACGGCGGCTACGCCGAGGAGGAGCTGCAGGTGAAAGCCGGCGCGGTGGAAAACGTAACGCTGCTGCCGCGCACCGAGCAGGCCGAAGCGCCCGCCAAAAAGCGCCGCTGGCTGCTTTTCTAG
- a CDS encoding carbamoyltransferase family protein: protein MHRVILGINCSGFHSSACLLDAQGRVQFAIAEERLSRIKQDKSFPKRAIQYCCEAAGVRVQEVTDVFVGWNPSPYLGQSGQTLADAFQNRGKLAQLTAQELAALQGDVHHLGQTLLRAGGHQTRIHYINHHHAHLANALLLSGFAEADFFIADGFGETTTGLIGTADAHGLHELAANRTPHSLGLFYAAFTDFLGFRPNSDEWKIMALAARGNSDTYYEQLRPLITVEGLHFELDLRYFEFFLFFTPRYFSPKLEALLGSPAAPGAELTQRDYDIVAAVQRITEEVVFELLNNLQAQTGRRRLVLGGGVLMNSVLNGKLRQHTRYAEVYIGGTPDDTGISVGSALYGRHFVLGEPRAAHPEPSRHNFFGREYPEAELEAELQRRKLRYERPASITAAAAELLYQGQVLGWFQGASEFGQRALGHRSILADPTRPDMKAQVNASIKYREAFRPFAPAVPAAHQHEYFELPEGETAYFMEKVFRLKPEAQRRLPAVTHNDGTGRLQTVLPKADNALFHELLLAFGQRSGVPVLLNTSFNLNGMPLIESPADALDCYLQSGLDALVLGPFLLRK, encoded by the coding sequence ATGCACCGCGTAATCCTAGGTATCAATTGCAGTGGTTTTCACTCGTCGGCCTGTTTGCTCGATGCCCAAGGGCGGGTGCAGTTTGCCATTGCCGAAGAGCGGCTTTCACGCATTAAGCAGGACAAGTCTTTCCCCAAGCGCGCCATTCAGTACTGCTGCGAGGCGGCGGGCGTGCGGGTGCAGGAGGTTACCGACGTGTTCGTGGGCTGGAACCCCTCGCCGTACCTAGGGCAGTCGGGCCAAACGCTGGCCGATGCTTTCCAGAACCGCGGCAAGCTGGCGCAGCTTACGGCCCAGGAACTGGCCGCTTTGCAAGGCGATGTGCACCACCTAGGGCAAACCCTGCTGCGCGCGGGCGGCCACCAAACGCGCATTCACTACATCAATCACCACCACGCGCACCTGGCCAATGCCCTGCTGCTCTCGGGCTTCGCCGAGGCCGATTTCTTCATTGCCGATGGCTTTGGCGAAACCACCACTGGCCTGATCGGCACCGCCGATGCGCACGGCTTGCACGAGCTGGCCGCCAACCGCACGCCGCACTCCCTGGGCTTGTTCTACGCCGCTTTTACCGACTTCCTGGGCTTCCGACCCAACAGCGACGAGTGGAAGATCATGGCCCTGGCCGCGCGCGGCAACTCGGATACCTACTACGAGCAGCTCCGCCCGCTTATCACGGTAGAGGGGCTGCACTTCGAGCTCGATCTGCGCTACTTCGAGTTCTTTTTGTTTTTCACGCCGCGGTACTTTTCGCCCAAGCTCGAGGCGCTGCTGGGCTCGCCCGCAGCGCCCGGCGCCGAGCTTACCCAACGCGACTACGACATTGTAGCCGCCGTGCAGCGCATTACCGAGGAGGTAGTATTTGAGCTGCTCAACAACCTACAAGCCCAAACCGGTCGGCGCCGCCTCGTGCTCGGCGGCGGCGTGCTCATGAACTCGGTGCTGAACGGCAAGCTGCGCCAGCATACCCGCTACGCCGAGGTGTACATCGGCGGCACCCCCGACGACACCGGCATCAGCGTGGGCAGTGCCCTCTACGGCCGGCACTTTGTGCTCGGCGAACCCAGGGCCGCACACCCCGAGCCCAGCCGCCACAACTTCTTCGGGCGCGAGTACCCCGAAGCTGAGCTAGAAGCCGAGCTGCAGCGCCGCAAGCTGCGCTACGAGCGACCTGCCAGCATAACCGCCGCCGCGGCCGAGCTGCTGTACCAAGGGCAGGTGCTCGGCTGGTTTCAGGGCGCTTCGGAGTTTGGGCAGCGCGCCCTAGGTCACCGGAGCATTTTGGCCGACCCCACCCGACCCGACATGAAAGCGCAGGTAAACGCCAGCATCAAGTACCGCGAGGCGTTTCGGCCGTTTGCGCCCGCCGTGCCGGCCGCGCACCAGCACGAGTACTTCGAGCTGCCCGAGGGCGAAACGGCTTACTTCATGGAGAAGGTATTTCGCCTGAAGCCGGAAGCCCAGCGCCGCCTGCCCGCCGTAACCCACAACGACGGCACCGGCCGCCTGCAAACCGTACTGCCCAAGGCCGACAACGCCCTGTTCCACGAGCTGCTGCTGGCCTTCGGCCAACGCAGCGGCGTGCCGGTGCTGCTCAACACTTCGTTCAACCTCAACGGCATGCCCCTGATCGAGTCGCCGGCCGATGCGCTGGATTGCTACCTGCAATCGGGGCTCGATGCGCTGGTGCTGGGGCCCTTTTTGCTGCGGAAGTAG